ATGAGTCTCTACATCTTCATTTCTCTGTAAGCCAGCTAAATCAAGGTAACAGTCAAGCAATTGCCATGCAAGCTTTTGTTTATCTTCATGGAATATTGGTCGTGTATCCAACAGACTGGCGGCAACACCTCCTATGTCTTCCATCCAATCACCGGGCCTAGACACCTCGAAATCGATTCCGTAGAGAATCTTATCATGGTATATGAAATTCCGTAGACGGGGATCACCTTTAATCATCGAATGGATATTATGAAAATGGTAATACCACTTAGCGAGATGCTCAATTGCAGTAGTACTGAAGGTCTCATTGATTACATCTGTCAGTACATTACCTTCAATGAATCTCATCAGTATGACGCCTTCCTTGGCATCAATTACTTGGGGGACAGCGAGTCCGTTTTCTTGGCTCTTTTTGAGTACTTCCAATTCTCTCCTAAAACCAGATGTGACAAACAACTTAGCTATCAGTTCAGGAATCTTCCTTTGCTTTCTCGAGATTTGAATCTTGAACACTATATTCTTCTTGCTTCTCAGTTGCTGAAATGAAAGATCATATGGTTGATTATCAACTAGAGTGTCTAGAAGGGATTCCAAGACTTCAGATCTAGCAGGGTCTAATTCTTTCCCGTCTTTACCTTTCATTCCAGTTTGGAGGATCTCGAAGAGTTCCATACTATTTCGTAATTATTGCTACGGCTATTAGGCTAACGCCCTACCAATCATGTTTTAATAGGAGGTCGTTGTAGCGGAGTCGGAGCGTACGATGACTGGTCGAGTTTGCAATGTCGAAAGCAATAAGGAACGTTGTGGCTGTACATATCCTGGTTGTTCACGTAAGGGATATTGTTGTGATTGCATAGAATATCACTGGAAGCATAGGGAATTACCGGGTTGTCTTTTCCCACCCGAAGCGGAGAAAACATACGACCGTAGCTTGGAGTATTTCATTAAAGTGTGGAGCAAGAAGCTCGAACAGGAGTAGATGGGTTTTTCTTACCTTTACTCAGAATAAAACCCAAGAGTCGGTCACACTGCTGACTTCTTAGGTGGAAGTACGGAAGCGCTTAAGAGGGCTTAGGAAAGAGATTGGGTGGGGCCGTAGTCTAGTCTGGATAAGGCACCAGCCTTCGGAGTTGGGCATCCCCGGTTCAAATCCGGGCGGTCCCGCCATTCTTTCTACGGAAATGGTTCTGAAGATTTCATCGTCGGTACACAGATTGTGGTAACAACTCAGATTCTTCTGGTAAGTATTTCGTAGATTCTAATCCACCAGTCTGAAAGTGAAGTAAATCGGCGTAGTGTATACTAGCATGTTACATATCCGACCAGATACAGGCCCAGAAAACAAGCTACTTCTCTGTGCCTTTCTTGAACAATTCGCACATTTTTGACTCGGTGGGGTTTTCTACAATGCCAGCATTCGTTATTATAGCATCTACCAAAGCTGGAGGGGTCATATCAAAGGCGGGATTGTAGACTTTTGCGTCTGGCACAGTGATATATTGGTCATTTATCTTTCGGACCTCCGATTCATCACGTTCCTCAATTACAACGTCATCAGGATCGGATCCCATATCGATTGTTGACAGAGGTGCTGCAACATAGAACGGGATGTCGTGATAGTCAGCGGTAATCGCCATGGTGTAGGTACCAATTTTGTTGATGACATGACCAGTTCGAATTATTCTATCTGCACCAACTACACAGCAATCAACTCTTCCTTGTTTGAAAACCGTACCAATCATTCCATCAGTTATCAAGGTTGTATCAATATCATCTTCCATGAATTCAAAAACTGTGAGTCGAGCACCTTGACATCTTGGCCTTGTCTCCGATGCATATACATGTATATTCTCATATTCTTCATGAGCTGCACGTACCACAGCTCCAACGGTTCCAAGATGTACAGTAGCTAAGGAGCCGGCATTACAGATTGTTTGAATTGTCCAACCAGATTTGATTAATTGAAGAGATTCTTTCCCGATGGCTCGACACATGCGTACATCTTCTTCAGCAATCTCTTTTGCTTCTTCAACCAACGTCTTCTTGATTTCTTCAGCAGTCCCCTCGGACTTTTTTGCAGCATCGAGCATTCTTGAGGTTGCCCAAGTCAAATTCGCAGCAGTGGGTCTTGTATTGAGTGTATTAGCTGCTGTCTCCAAGTAATCAAGAAGTTCTTCTTTGGTCTGAGCGTCACTTTCCAAGGCAGCAAGAGCCATGCCCATACCAGCAGCAGCACCGATAGCTGGAGCCCCTCGAATTTCCATGACCTTAATCGATTGTGCGATTCGTTCATGACTATCTGTTACGATGTCTGTTTTTTCCAAAGGCAATTTGGTTTGATCCACTAGACGAACCTTATTGTCATCTGTCCATTCAATTGTTCGGAACATACTATTCTCATCTCCTTGTTCTATTCCAGACGTTTTCTATTATTTTAATTACTCTCTCTGCGATGTCTTTGATTTCGCTTGTAAGACCTTCTCCAAAACTCACATCCTGAGGCTGGACTCCAAGAAGGATGGTTTGTGCACCGCTCCTCTCTTCGAGATAACTCATTAGCATAGAAAGGGGCATGCTATGGGTGCTTATTGCTATGCCGCTTATCCGGTCCTTGGTAATGAGCTCAATATGGCCAACTGGTTTTCTCATATTTGCTGCGTCAACTAGTACAACTTTCTCGGCCCCAAATTCGGAAAGAGGTCTAGCGAATGCTTCCGGTACCGAACCAACATCTTTTATCATAATATTGGAATCGTCAATGCTCAGCTTAGAAACGATATAGGGACCAAGACCGTCATCTGTTCGCAGCTCATTTCCAATACCCAGAATTGCTGCTTTCGTTCCGCCTGTAAGGAATTGGAAGAGTTCTTTCTCTAGAGTTTCACAGGTCACGAGGCTTCATCTATGGCGGTAGGCTATAGTTCTTGTGATGCCGAAGGCTTTTTGAAAACTAAAGCATGACATTAGACAGGCGTATATAATTTGTCAACAGAAGAAAATACAAATTCAAATAACAAAACAGATGATGAGATTGAGGAACCTTCGGGATGCCGATTTGAAGATGGCAAGGGTTATGTTGGCACAGAAGACGCCGATAGAATATCTCAACAGGGTTTTTACGGTGTGCGATTGGAGAATGGACAATTAGAATTACGCGCTGTTGAAATCTTGCATCTCTTGGAAAGGGAGAGAATCCAAGTCAAATCTACGGATGGGCGGGTCATGGATAGTGACGATATAGTAAGGAACCTGATTGTAGAAGATCCGGACCTATGGGTCAGGTATTTGGTCTTCAGAGATCTCAGAAGTAGAGGGTATGCCGTAAGACAAGGATTTGGAGGAGGGATTGGGTTTCGGGTCTATCAAAGAGGTGATAAGCCCGGACAGTCAGCGGCAAAACAGTTGGTTTACATAATGAAAGAAGATGAGCCAATCACACTCAACGAGCTGGAAATGGTCACGCGGATATCAGCCGAGGCTCGTAAGAAGTTGACTTTTGCTCTTGTGGACAAAAATGGAGAAGTTAACTTCTATCGAGTAGCAAAAGCAGAACTTAGTCAATTAGGGGCGGATGAAACTTGAACGACGACGATTGGGAGTACTATGAGGATGAGCTAGTTACGCTAAGGGAATTTTTTGATGATCACACAATGAGTGTGCATTTGGTCGAAAACAATCCGCCTAGGGCAAAACGTGGGGAACCAGGAAACTGGAAGTTAGTGAATCTTTCAGAAAGAACTCTAACTTATGAGGAGCTTGATATCTTAGCACGAGGCATTTTGGAAAGTGCCAGAACGGATAGAGCCTCGTTCATAGAAATCGAAGAAGAAGGTGCTGCAGTTGTCCAACTACGAAACTATCGAATAGCTATTGCCATGCCGCCATTTGCAGATAAGATGGAAATCAGCGCAATTCGTCCTATAGTAAAATTGGATATTGAAGATTATCATTTGAGTCCGAAGCTCATGAAGCGGTTGGAAGCAAGAGCCGAAGGAATTCTAATATCCGGAGCACCCGGCTCAGGAAAAAGCACATTCGCAACCGCCCTTGCCGAGTTTTACGGAAGGAAAGGCAACGTAGTGAAGACACTGGAACAACCCAGAGATCTTCAAGTTGAAGATGCTATAGTTCAGTACTCATCTCTGGATGGGAGTATGGAAAAAGCAGCTGATATACTTCTATTAGTGCGTCCCGACTATGTAATCTATGACGAACTCAGAAAGGATTCTGATTTTGAGGCTTATTCGGATCTTCGTTCTGCGGGAGTTGGCATGGTGGGAATTGTTCATGCTGGTTCAGCTATTGATGCCATCCAACGACTGA
Above is a window of Candidatus Thorarchaeota archaeon DNA encoding:
- the hycI gene encoding hydrogenase maturation peptidase HycI — translated: MTCETLEKELFQFLTGGTKAAILGIGNELRTDDGLGPYIVSKLSIDDSNIMIKDVGSVPEAFARPLSEFGAEKVVLVDAANMRKPVGHIELITKDRISGIAISTHSMPLSMLMSYLEERSGAQTILLGVQPQDVSFGEGLTSEIKDIAERVIKIIENVWNRTRR
- the tadA gene encoding Flp pilus assembly complex ATPase component TadA; its protein translation is MSVHLVENNPPRAKRGEPGNWKLVNLSERTLTYEELDILARGILESARTDRASFIEIEEEGAAVVQLRNYRIAIAMPPFADKMEISAIRPIVKLDIEDYHLSPKLMKRLEARAEGILISGAPGSGKSTFATALAEFYGRKGNVVKTLEQPRDLQVEDAIVQYSSLDGSMEKAADILLLVRPDYVIYDELRKDSDFEAYSDLRSAGVGMVGIVHAGSAIDAIQRLILGGRVELGQLPSTVDTVLHIEAGRVSKVTSLSLKVKLPTGMSSSKRDLARPVVEIRDFEQGILEHEVFSFGGEKIVIPVKGGKRRASGRRDYSPRGPKPGETIPLTVSYSKKKVNVRAGRRYAKKRIEVYADNDYLFTTVIGKDGECSIRIKTRQGSMLVDAVEEGAEITGKVAY
- the mtnA gene encoding S-methyl-5-thioribose-1-phosphate isomerase, which translates into the protein MFRTIEWTDDNKVRLVDQTKLPLEKTDIVTDSHERIAQSIKVMEIRGAPAIGAAAGMGMALAALESDAQTKEELLDYLETAANTLNTRPTAANLTWATSRMLDAAKKSEGTAEEIKKTLVEEAKEIAEEDVRMCRAIGKESLQLIKSGWTIQTICNAGSLATVHLGTVGAVVRAAHEEYENIHVYASETRPRCQGARLTVFEFMEDDIDTTLITDGMIGTVFKQGRVDCCVVGADRIIRTGHVINKIGTYTMAITADYHDIPFYVAAPLSTIDMGSDPDDVVIEERDESEVRKINDQYITVPDAKVYNPAFDMTPPALVDAIITNAGIVENPTESKMCELFKKGTEK
- the endA gene encoding tRNA-intron lyase, whose product is MSTEENTNSNNKTDDEIEEPSGCRFEDGKGYVGTEDADRISQQGFYGVRLENGQLELRAVEILHLLERERIQVKSTDGRVMDSDDIVRNLIVEDPDLWVRYLVFRDLRSRGYAVRQGFGGGIGFRVYQRGDKPGQSAAKQLVYIMKEDEPITLNELEMVTRISAEARKKLTFALVDKNGEVNFYRVAKAELSQLGADET